A single Loxodonta africana isolate mLoxAfr1 chromosome 24, mLoxAfr1.hap2, whole genome shotgun sequence DNA region contains:
- the ZNF217 gene encoding zinc finger protein 217 — protein MPTQSLLVYMDGPEVISSSLGTQMEMDDGVSIKGTTAVPFRATHEKNIIQIEGYMPLDCMFCSQTFTHSEDLNKHVLVQHRPILCEPAVLRVEAEYLSPLDKNQVRAEPPKDKNCQENEDFSCEVCGQTFRVAFDVEIHMKKHKDSFTYGCNVCGRRFKEPWFLKNHMRTHTGKSGARNKLQQGLESPVTINEVVQEHAAESIPSPYKICMVCGFFFPDKESLIEHSKVHTKETVSGTSETQANSRQEGTPSPREEFLQFLNLRPKSHPENIKKPAKWIPQLDPFNTYQAWQLATKGKVAIGRGEIKEPGQEGSTDNDDSCSDKEELGEIWSANKSHSEGSGKSKTNKNSCAGLSQDKEKPRHANGEVPSVDADPKLAHNKEKPTHCSECGKAFRTYHQLVLHSRVHKKDRRTDAESPTMSVDGRQPRTCSPDLATPLDENGAMERGEGGSEDGSEDGLPEGLHLDKNDDGGKIKHLTSSRECSYCGKFFRSNYYLNIHLRTHTGEKPYKCEFCDYAAAQKTSLRYHLERHHKDKQMEIATEVKNDGKNQDTEDALLTAESGQTKNLKRFFDGAKDVKGSPPAKQLKEMPSAYQNVLGSAVLSPAHRDTQDFRKNATDDSADKMNKNPTPAYLDVLKKRPVIEPQADNLLCKPEVDVAPHPDGSATHSMEVSHREKTVESSTDCKPKPTMDCQEKPLNLSLGALHNCPAISLSKSLIPSITCPFCTFKTFYPEVLMMHQRLEHKYNPDIHKNCRNKSLLRSRRTGCPPALLGKDVPPLSNFHKPKPKSAFPTQAKSLPSEKVKQCPLGPGKAPLTSGTDSSTLVPSNLKSHRPPQSTGGQGAAPTKQQQPEVFPKTSVSPAPDKTKRPETKLKPLTAASPQSTLGSSHVNGSADYPAKNDSPWAAQGRDYFSNRSSASANAEFGEPLPKRLKPSVVTLDVDQPGPNYHRRNHDLPKYHVVRGISSLLPQECVCPPSSVLSPKPRFLSSSEVDSPNVLTIQKPYGGSGPLYPSCGPASSQPSSATLEGKRPVSYQHLSNSMLQKRSYENFIGNAHYRPNDKKT, from the exons ATGCCAACTCAGTCCCTCTTAGTGTACATGGACGGACCTGAAGTTATTAGCAGTTCCCTTGGAACCCAGATGGAGATGGATGATGGCGTGTCCATCAAAGGGACCACTGCTGTTCCATTCAGAGCGACGCATGAAAAAAATATAATCCAGATAGAAGGATATATGCCTCTGGACTGCATGTTTTGCAGTCAGACCTTTACACATTCAGAAGATCTCAACAAACATGTCTTAGTACAACATCGGCCTATACTCTGTGAGCCTGCGGTTCTGCGCGTCGAAGCTGAATATCTTAGTCCTCTTGATAAAAACCAAGTGAGGGCAGAACCCCCAAAGGACAAGAATTGCCAAGAAAACGAAGACTTTAGCTGTGAAGTATGCGGGCAGACATTTAGGGTCGCTTTTGATGTCGAGATCCACATGAAGAAACACAAGGACTCTTTCACGTATGGATGTAATGTATGTGGACGAAGATTCAAAGAGCCGTGGTTTCTTAAAAATCACATGCGGACACACACCGGCAAGTCTGGAGCGAGAAACAAACTTCAACAAGGCCTGGAAAGTCCGGTAACCATCAATGAGGTGGTCCAGGAGCACGCAGCTGAAAGCATCCCCTCTCCTTACAAAATCTGCATGGTCTGCGGCTTCTTCTTTCCAGATAAAGAAAGTCTGATTGAGCACAGCAAAGTGCACACCAAAGAAACTGTTTCTGGTACCAGTGAGACGCAGGCCAACTCTCGTCAAGAGGGAACACCGTCCCCCAGGGAAGAGTTCCTGCAGTTTTTAAACTTAAGACCAAAATCCCACCCGGAAAACATCAAGAAGCCAGCAAAATGGATACCTCAGCTTGACCCATTCAACACCTACCAGGCTTGGCAGTTGGCCACCAAAGGGAAAGTCGCCATTGGCCGAGGAGAAATTAAGGAACCAGGGCAAGAAGGAAGTACTGACAATGATGATTCGTGTTCAGATAAAGAAGAACTTGGAGAAATTTGGAGTGCAAATAAAAGCCATTCAGAAGGTTCTGGAAAGTCCAAGACAAATAAAAACAGTTGTGCAGGCCTCTCACAAGATAAAGAGAAGCCTCGACACGCGAACGGGGAAGTGCCTTCTGTGGACGCAGATCCCAAACTAGCCCATAACAAAGAGAAGCCCACACATTGCTCTGAATGTGGcaaagctttcagaacctatcACCAGCTGGTCTTACACTCAAGAGTACACAAGAAAGACAGGAGGACAGATGCAGAGTCGCCCACCATGTCCGTCGATGGAAGGCAGCCGAGGACGTGTTCCCCAGACCTCGCCACCCCTCTGGATGAAAATGGAGCGATGGAACGGGGAGAAGGTGGTTCTGAAGATGGCTCTGAGGATGGGCTTCCTGAAGGACTCCATTTGG ataAAAATGATGATGGAGGGAAAATAAAGCATCTTACATCCTCGAGAGAGTGTAGTTATTGTGGAAAGTTTTTCCGTTCAAATTATTACCTCAATATTCATCTCAGAACGCATACAG GTGAAAAGCCGTACAAATGTGAATTCTGTGACTATGCTGCAGCCCAGAAGACATCTCTGCGGTATCACTTGGAGAGACATCACAAGGATAAGCAGATGGAGATCGCCACCGAAGTCAAGAATGACGGGAAGAATCAGGACACAGAAGATGCACTATTAACTGCTGAGAGTGGGCAGACCAAAAATTTGAAAAGATTTTTTGATGGAGCCAAAGATGTCAAAGGCAGTCCACCTGCCAAGCAACTTAAGGAGATGCCGTCTGCCTATCAGAACGTTCTAGGCAGCGCTGTCCTCTCGCCAGCTCACAGAGATACTCAGGATTTCCGTAAAAATGCAACCGACGACAGTGCtgacaaaatgaacaaaaatccTACCCCTGCTTACCTGGACGTGTTAAAAAAGAGACCAGTGATTGAACCTCAGGCAGACAACCTCCTCTGTAAACCGGAAGTGGATGTTGCTCCTCACCCAGACGGCAGTGCCACCCACAGCATGGAAGTCAGCCACAGAGAGAAGACGGTAGAGTCTTCCACCGACTGCAAACCCAAGCCCACCATGGACTGTCAGGAAAAGCCTTTAAATCTGTCCCTGGGGGCCCTTCACAACTGCCCAGCGATTTCTTTGAGCAAAAGTTTAATCCCAAGTATCACCTGTCCCTTTTGTACCTTCAAGACATTTTACCCAGAAGTTCTAATGATGCACCAGAGGCTGGAGCATAAATACAACCCCGACATCCATAAAAACTGTAGAAACAAGTCTCTGCTGAGGAGTAGACGCACGGGGTGCCCACCAGCTCTGCTAGGCAAGGACGTGCCTCCCTTGTCTAATTTCCATAAACCCAAGCCCAAGTCTGCCTTCCCCACGCAGGCAAAATCCTTGCCATCCGAGAAGGTGAAGCAGTGCCCTCTGGGGCCAGGCAAAGCTCCGCTGACCTCGGGGACAGACTCCAGCACTTTAGTCCCCAGTAACCTGAAGTCCCACAGGCCCCCACAGAGCACTGGAGGGCAAGGGGCTGCCCCCACCAAACAGCAGCAGCCTGAGGTGTTCCCTAAAACCAGCGTTTCTCCTGCACCAGACAAAACAAAGAGACCCGAGACAAAATTGAAACCTCTGACGGCAGCCTCTCCCCAGTCCACCCTTGGCAGCAGTCATGTCAATGGCTCCGCTGACTACCCTGCTAAGAACGACAGCCCATGGGCCGCTCAAGGAAGAGACTACTTCTCCAACCGGAGCAGCGCCAGTGCCAACGCGGAATTTGGTGAGCCGCTTCCCAAAAGACTGAAACCAAGTGTGGTAACTCTTGATGTTGACCAGCCTGGGCCCAATTACCATAGAAGAAACCACGACCTCCCCAAGTACCATGTTGTCCGAGGAATCTCCAGCCTGTTGCCTCAGGAGTGTGTCTGCCCACCGTCATCAGTATTGTCCCCCAAACCGAGGTTCCTGAGCTCGAGTGAGGTTGATTCGCCAAATGTGCTGACTATTCAGAAGCCCTACGGCGGTTCTGGGCCACTTTACCCTTCTTGTGGACCTGCTAGTAGCCAGCCCTCCAGTGCAACGTTAGAAG GAAAAAGGCCTGTGTCGTATCAACATTTATCCAACAGCATGCTACAAAAGAGAAGCTATGAGAATTTTATTGGGAATGCACATTATCGACCAAATGATAAAAAAACTTGA